A window of Akkermansiaceae bacterium contains these coding sequences:
- a CDS encoding nucleoside monophosphate kinase has product MPVSTTDSSPKKSPDLEVKDAQIIFNSVWDALEAERGREKMRFPKELILLGGAPGSGKGTNTAYICKVRDISSEPIVVSSLLDTPEMRSLKAEGHMVGDREVVDILFRKLLNPSYREGVVLDGFPRTKVQVECIKMLYDKMVTLRREFEDTPLKVHFKQPIYHIMVLFVDEAESIARQLKRGREIIAHNEEVKRTGVGELLEERPTDTNVDLARNRYRTFKEHTYEALLSLKQIFHYHFINAQLPLQAVQENIFHELEYQSSLELDPRTYDVLRNLPEAGEVISHARRDLVYRLDRYHLEHPELFRDVVELINTKIMPIIVPHAISGRAHVNTEDSLLGKPKAVAMLIDVLSERGFFASVDIHLKEIPSRIDLKTGRIECREKKVFRIMIRFKGSEIRRG; this is encoded by the coding sequence ATGCCCGTGAGCACAACAGATTCTTCCCCCAAAAAGAGCCCGGATCTCGAAGTCAAGGACGCCCAGATTATTTTCAATTCCGTATGGGACGCCCTGGAGGCCGAACGGGGCAGGGAGAAAATGCGTTTCCCGAAGGAGCTTATCTTATTAGGCGGGGCACCGGGCTCCGGCAAAGGCACCAACACCGCCTACATTTGTAAAGTCCGCGATATCTCGTCCGAACCCATTGTGGTCAGCTCCCTTCTCGACACTCCCGAAATGCGTTCGCTCAAGGCCGAGGGCCACATGGTGGGCGACCGCGAGGTCGTGGACATCCTGTTCCGCAAATTGCTTAACCCCTCGTACCGTGAAGGGGTCGTGCTCGATGGCTTTCCGCGCACCAAGGTGCAGGTCGAGTGTATCAAGATGCTCTATGATAAAATGGTTACCCTTCGGCGCGAGTTCGAGGACACCCCCCTCAAGGTGCATTTCAAACAACCCATTTATCACATCATGGTGCTGTTTGTCGATGAGGCGGAAAGTATCGCCCGTCAGCTCAAACGGGGACGCGAAATCATCGCGCACAACGAGGAGGTGAAACGGACCGGTGTCGGCGAGCTTCTCGAGGAGCGCCCTACCGATACCAATGTCGACCTGGCGCGCAACCGCTATCGCACCTTCAAGGAGCATACCTATGAAGCCCTGCTTTCGCTGAAACAAATATTCCACTACCACTTCATCAACGCCCAATTACCCCTGCAGGCCGTCCAGGAGAACATCTTCCATGAGCTGGAGTATCAAAGCTCCCTGGAACTCGACCCCCGCACCTACGATGTGCTGCGGAATCTGCCGGAAGCGGGTGAGGTCATCAGTCACGCCCGACGGGATCTGGTGTACCGGCTCGACCGCTATCATCTGGAACACCCGGAACTCTTCAGGGATGTAGTGGAGCTGATCAATACAAAAATCATGCCCATCATCGTACCCCACGCCATTTCAGGCAGGGCGCATGTGAACACCGAGGATTCATTGTTAGGAAAACCCAAAGCCGTCGCCATGCTTATCGATGTTTTGTCCGAGCGGGGATTTTTTGCCTCCGTGGACATCCATCTCAAGGAAATCCCGAGCCGTATTGACTTGAAGACCGGTAGGATCGAGTGCCGCGAGAAAAAGGTCTTCCGCA
- a CDS encoding Gfo/Idh/MocA family oxidoreductase: protein MNNHFDRRKFIGTMGLAAASSVVPTLGQSANKNSKLRLLQIGVGGIGAMDRNALKKHPKVEIAGLCDINKKHLDEVARQFPKAATYADARIALTKDIDNYDGVVVCTPDHSHAVFALQAMAKDKHLFLQKPVVQQLDEIRMLKKALAAKPGLATQMGNQRSAIAGRNQAIAILKSGALGKATSAWAWTGKVAVNHYFDKPWLEKYYDAQPVPSHINWDLWKNCYAGEVPYNNDIAHRKWRTYWEFGGGQLADWCCHLLDVIFLGLDLEAPICVQTDTPRPSTPVGHSAYNQSRLTFNKTAYTKGERFIVHYNDHDIHPPCSETGLPLGTRYGSNHTIFVCENGTIVLQANGTLHIYQNGKKVDNFPLPKVASHNHWHDWVDNCFGAKNKLLGDLNIGALVTEAGLLTVKATRYPNRELIWDSKANRFKDDPPNKHILKRAEYRDGFKPPAEFA from the coding sequence ATGAATAATCATTTTGATCGCCGTAAATTTATCGGTACGATGGGGCTGGCAGCGGCCAGCAGTGTGGTTCCTACCCTGGGACAGTCCGCCAACAAAAACAGCAAGCTGCGCCTGCTCCAAATCGGAGTCGGTGGCATCGGCGCCATGGACAGGAACGCCCTCAAGAAACACCCGAAGGTGGAGATTGCGGGACTCTGCGACATCAACAAAAAACACCTCGACGAGGTAGCCAGGCAGTTTCCCAAGGCGGCCACCTACGCGGATGCCCGCATCGCCCTGACCAAGGACATCGACAATTACGACGGTGTCGTTGTCTGCACCCCGGACCACTCCCACGCCGTCTTTGCATTGCAGGCCATGGCCAAGGACAAGCACCTCTTCCTGCAAAAACCCGTCGTCCAGCAGTTGGATGAAATCCGCATGCTCAAGAAGGCGCTCGCCGCCAAGCCGGGGCTGGCCACCCAGATGGGCAACCAGAGGTCGGCCATAGCAGGCCGCAACCAGGCCATCGCCATTCTGAAGTCCGGCGCACTCGGCAAGGCCACCTCCGCATGGGCGTGGACCGGCAAGGTCGCCGTGAACCACTACTTCGACAAACCATGGCTGGAGAAATACTACGATGCACAACCGGTGCCGTCGCACATCAACTGGGACCTGTGGAAAAACTGCTACGCGGGAGAGGTTCCCTACAACAACGACATCGCCCACAGGAAATGGCGCACCTACTGGGAGTTCGGCGGTGGTCAGCTCGCCGACTGGTGCTGTCACCTGCTCGACGTCATCTTCCTCGGCCTGGACCTCGAGGCCCCGATCTGTGTGCAGACGGACACTCCGAGGCCCTCCACCCCCGTCGGCCACTCCGCCTACAACCAGTCACGGCTGACGTTTAACAAAACAGCCTACACCAAGGGCGAGCGGTTCATCGTCCACTACAATGACCACGACATCCACCCGCCGTGTTCGGAAACAGGCCTGCCGCTGGGAACGAGGTACGGAAGCAACCATACCATCTTCGTTTGTGAAAACGGCACCATCGTCCTTCAGGCCAACGGCACCCTCCACATCTACCAAAACGGTAAGAAAGTGGACAACTTCCCGCTGCCGAAGGTCGCGTCGCACAACCACTGGCATGATTGGGTGGACAATTGCTTCGGTGCGAAAAACAAGCTCCTTGGCGACCTCAACATCGGTGCCCTGGTCACCGAGGCCGGCTTGCTCACGGTGAAAGCGACACGCTACCCGAACCGCGAACTAATCTGGGACTCCAAGGCGAACCGCTTCAAAGACGATCCGCCTAACAAGCATATCCTCAAGCGCGCGGAATACCGCGACGGCTTCAAGCCGCCGGCGGAGTTTGCCTAG
- a CDS encoding DUF4202 domain-containing protein, producing MNNTLLQQAYARFDAANAQDPNAVIVNGVEQPKELVFAKRLTEAVLTLDPGASEELRLASRCQHIYRWKVPRSTQPMGRAGYLKWRAGLKKFHAEKSAEILREVGYDDDTIARVQELNLKNNLKSDPDCQTLEDALCLVFLEHQFDLLIEHTEEGKMINIVRKTWSKMSARGQEKAAQLEYSERAAAVLEKALAG from the coding sequence ATGAACAACACACTGCTACAACAAGCCTACGCCCGCTTCGATGCCGCCAACGCCCAGGACCCCAACGCGGTGATCGTGAATGGCGTCGAGCAGCCGAAGGAACTCGTCTTCGCCAAACGTCTGACCGAGGCCGTGCTGACACTCGACCCCGGTGCCTCGGAAGAACTCCGGCTCGCCTCGCGCTGCCAGCATATTTACCGCTGGAAGGTTCCCCGCAGCACCCAGCCGATGGGCCGGGCCGGTTACTTGAAATGGCGGGCGGGATTAAAAAAATTCCACGCCGAAAAATCCGCTGAGATCCTGCGGGAGGTCGGGTACGATGATGACACGATCGCACGGGTGCAGGAGTTGAACCTGAAGAACAACCTCAAGTCAGATCCCGACTGCCAGACGCTCGAAGACGCCTTGTGCCTGGTGTTTCTTGAACATCAGTTCGATCTCTTGATTGAGCACACCGAGGAAGGGAAAATGATCAACATCGTCCGCAAGACCTGGTCGAAGATGAGTGCGCGCGGGCAGGAAAAAGCCGCCCAACTCGAATACTCCGAGCGGGCGGCGGCTGTGTTGGAAAAGGCTTTGGCCGGTTAA
- a CDS encoding substrate-binding domain-containing protein — MTISAITTSIPDMPAQQKFNVMLALGWNDPECFATIISQALEYDWHLELRAYYTGYIPKRWQGDGILYIQGIRPKLEDFVSKQAKRCPVVALNSNLPKGLNIPVVSPDNYTAGSMAADHLISRGYIDFSFYSPAPGSVSDARQAGFKDTVLQAGFSFHPIKNRKNQVPNTSWSEQQSHLSRQLELLPPRTGILALDDLTASDLIEVVLESGKKIPDDFAIIGLGNNRAVCECAQTPITSIDLRTEEVSRQAATLLHQLMTAQRASPANSTMVPVGELVARESSDATIVHDPRLKQAVQFLKTNILKPVSLQQAADAAGISQRTLYSLFRDELATTPADYLREERTLIASRKLMEDPELTIRDAARLAGFSCTRTLSRSLNTRNLNNT; from the coding sequence TTGACAATTTCTGCAATCACGACCAGTATCCCGGATATGCCCGCGCAGCAAAAATTCAATGTCATGCTTGCGTTGGGATGGAATGATCCGGAATGTTTTGCCACGATCATCTCGCAAGCCCTGGAATACGACTGGCACCTCGAACTCCGCGCGTACTACACAGGCTATATTCCGAAGCGTTGGCAAGGTGACGGCATCCTCTACATCCAGGGGATACGCCCCAAACTTGAGGACTTCGTGAGCAAGCAAGCGAAGCGCTGTCCGGTGGTCGCCTTGAACAGCAACCTGCCGAAAGGCCTCAACATCCCGGTCGTCAGCCCGGACAATTACACCGCAGGCAGCATGGCCGCCGATCACCTGATCTCCCGTGGCTACATAGACTTCTCGTTTTACTCCCCCGCTCCAGGCTCCGTGTCGGATGCCCGACAGGCCGGTTTTAAAGACACCGTGCTGCAAGCCGGATTCAGTTTTCATCCGATCAAAAACAGGAAAAACCAGGTCCCTAACACATCGTGGTCGGAACAACAATCCCACCTCAGCCGGCAACTTGAACTGCTGCCGCCGCGGACGGGCATACTCGCACTCGATGACCTGACCGCATCCGACCTGATCGAGGTGGTATTGGAATCGGGTAAAAAAATCCCGGACGACTTCGCCATCATCGGCCTCGGCAACAACCGCGCCGTATGTGAGTGCGCCCAAACCCCGATCACCAGCATCGACCTCCGGACCGAGGAAGTCTCCAGACAGGCCGCCACCCTGCTGCACCAGCTGATGACAGCCCAGCGGGCCAGTCCGGCAAACAGCACCATGGTCCCGGTCGGGGAACTGGTGGCGCGGGAAAGCAGTGATGCCACGATCGTTCACGATCCCCGTCTCAAGCAAGCCGTCCAATTTCTCAAGACCAACATCCTCAAGCCGGTATCCCTGCAGCAGGCAGCCGATGCCGCGGGGATCTCACAGCGCACGCTCTACAGCCTGTTTCGCGATGAACTGGCAACCACCCCAGCCGACTACTTACGCGAAGAGCGCACCCTCATTGCCTCCCGGAAGCTGATGGAGGACCCGGAGCTGACCATCCGCGATGCGGCCCGGCTGGCAGGATTTTCCTGCACCCGGACCCTCAGCAGGAGCCTGAATACCCGCAATCTCAACAACACATAA
- a CDS encoding glycoside hydrolase, with amino-acid sequence MKPIEEILVIHHSHLDLGYTHSQPVVERLHVEFIQQALDQLDDTADWPAHSAPKWTCEVTWPVLDWLKQAAETEMERFRKHYADGRIDVCALPFGMTPLLGRDTLAELLKPLEVLRDRLGVVPRTALQHDVNGLPWPMTGQLLDAGIEALFMGINAHCGGSPMPRPGVFHWESPTGRTLPVFNGLHYSMFDQFAHVSENDDSRFKLGIENLVDFLTEKNYTCPFVWISATNSPQAWDNSPPNPELAQLIRRWNESGGQPRIRYATPTDVLDRLASLPENEIEVRRGDWTDYWNFGCGSTAADTALQKQAVEQLAIADQLRDKGYGNPGLSRMREDAVDAILRYSEHTWGSDRSIMLDSAHVRSQLLLKQHHASQAIERASFLLFDALESLAENAAQSRGPVEGVLVYNPSSVPFDGPVAIPASWREDRKRLRCERFGYDARYVDFQSAPRFGPIRLSPGEWKRLTLTDLQPFVPATPVTTGTHEDSEAGTRPATILNEERSEAVEFIESPWHRLDYHASTGRILGFIDKQSGWNLLAEHPQLGFFEYVHERPDPRYDERHEAYYQRDLEAERNLKSCWRPDWKVLRETPERVLEHRTEGDAASVTFVQSLRARGTEFLEQRITLHSHTARIDIEVELVKSDTRTPEAIYFAMPLSLDAGWRGYFDTAGEKIELDRDQLQGCSRGWVTSDRFAAICDDRHGVALFTPDAPLVQFGDFNFGRDIQQNPRDKNPLLLAWPMNNYWNTNFAASQPGRVSFRYALRSFKTQDLDKLADWASEVCSPLQVHPWVG; translated from the coding sequence ATGAAACCCATCGAAGAAATTCTAGTCATTCACCACAGCCACCTCGACCTCGGCTACACCCATAGTCAGCCGGTGGTGGAGCGCCTGCACGTCGAGTTTATCCAGCAAGCCCTGGATCAGCTTGATGACACCGCCGATTGGCCAGCGCACTCGGCGCCCAAATGGACCTGCGAGGTGACATGGCCGGTGTTAGACTGGCTGAAACAGGCGGCTGAGACGGAAATGGAACGGTTCCGCAAACACTACGCGGATGGACGCATTGATGTGTGTGCGCTGCCATTCGGGATGACGCCGCTGTTGGGCCGCGACACGCTGGCTGAGTTGTTGAAGCCCTTGGAGGTATTGAGAGACAGGCTTGGTGTTGTGCCGCGCACTGCGCTCCAACATGACGTCAATGGTTTGCCCTGGCCGATGACCGGGCAGCTGCTAGATGCCGGAATAGAGGCCTTGTTCATGGGCATCAACGCCCATTGCGGCGGCTCGCCGATGCCGCGTCCGGGTGTCTTTCACTGGGAGTCACCGACGGGCCGGACCCTGCCGGTTTTTAATGGTCTGCACTACAGCATGTTTGACCAGTTCGCCCACGTGAGTGAAAATGACGACAGTCGGTTCAAGCTCGGCATTGAGAACCTGGTCGATTTTCTAACGGAGAAAAACTACACCTGCCCCTTCGTCTGGATCTCGGCAACCAACTCGCCGCAGGCCTGGGACAATTCACCACCCAACCCGGAGTTGGCACAGCTGATACGGCGGTGGAATGAATCCGGCGGACAGCCTCGTATCCGCTACGCCACCCCGACGGATGTGCTGGACCGGTTGGCAAGCCTACCGGAAAATGAGATCGAAGTGCGGCGTGGTGACTGGACCGATTATTGGAATTTTGGTTGTGGCTCGACGGCGGCGGACACAGCGCTGCAAAAACAGGCGGTGGAGCAATTGGCCATCGCCGACCAGCTCAGGGACAAGGGATACGGGAATCCTGGACTATCGCGTATGAGGGAGGATGCCGTGGACGCCATCCTGCGCTACTCCGAGCATACCTGGGGATCCGACCGGTCGATTATGCTCGATAGCGCGCATGTGCGGTCGCAGTTGTTGCTGAAGCAGCATCACGCCAGCCAGGCCATTGAGCGCGCATCCTTTCTGCTGTTTGATGCGCTGGAATCCCTCGCCGAAAACGCCGCCCAGAGCAGGGGACCCGTTGAAGGGGTGCTGGTTTACAACCCGTCATCAGTGCCATTCGACGGACCGGTGGCTATCCCCGCGTCATGGCGGGAGGACCGCAAGAGGCTGCGTTGCGAGAGGTTTGGCTATGACGCGCGCTATGTCGATTTCCAGTCGGCCCCCCGCTTCGGACCGATCAGGCTTTCGCCCGGCGAGTGGAAACGACTGACTCTAACGGATTTGCAACCCTTTGTCCCGGCCACCCCTGTAACAACCGGAACCCACGAGGACTCGGAGGCCGGTACCAGACCGGCAACGATCCTGAACGAGGAGCGCAGCGAGGCGGTCGAGTTTATCGAGTCGCCATGGCACCGGCTCGATTACCATGCCAGCACCGGGCGTATTCTCGGTTTCATCGACAAGCAAAGCGGATGGAACCTGCTCGCAGAGCATCCGCAGCTTGGATTTTTCGAGTACGTGCACGAGCGCCCCGACCCCCGCTACGACGAACGCCATGAAGCGTATTACCAACGCGATCTAGAGGCTGAGCGAAACTTGAAATCGTGCTGGAGGCCCGACTGGAAAGTGCTCCGCGAAACCCCCGAGCGTGTCCTGGAGCACCGGACGGAAGGCGATGCCGCCAGCGTCACCTTCGTGCAGTCCCTGCGCGCACGCGGTACGGAATTTTTGGAACAACGCATCACACTGCACAGTCACACAGCCCGTATCGACATCGAGGTTGAGCTTGTAAAATCGGACACCCGCACGCCGGAAGCGATCTATTTTGCCATGCCCTTGAGTCTCGATGCAGGCTGGCGCGGGTATTTTGACACCGCCGGCGAAAAGATCGAACTGGACCGGGATCAGTTGCAAGGCTGTTCGCGGGGGTGGGTGACATCCGACCGCTTTGCCGCCATCTGTGATGACCGCCACGGGGTGGCGCTGTTTACCCCGGACGCACCGTTGGTCCAATTTGGCGACTTCAACTTTGGCCGGGACATCCAACAGAACCCGCGCGATAAAAACCCGCTGCTGCTGGCCTGGCCGATGAACAATTACTGGAACACCAACTTCGCGGCATCACAACCCGGACGGGTAAGCTTCCGTTATGCCCTACGCAGTTTTAAAACGCAAGATCTGGATAAACTGGCCGACTGGGCCTCGGAAGTATGTTCACCGCTCCAGGTTCACCCCTGGGTTGGTTAA
- a CDS encoding RluA family pseudouridine synthase, whose translation MDSEPLLEIIHTDPHFVVVNKVSGMLSVPGRDVKDSVTNRVRAMFPDCKESPEVHRLDMDTSGLMVVARTVEAHRHLSIQFQDRLTQKRYQALLDGVFEGKEGTIELPFRLDIDNRPIQIYDEVHGKMGITHWKNLGIEGGYTRVEFIPVTGRTHQLRLHASHEKGLGIPIVGDPFYGNGTGPGQMKLHACELSFSHPVTGEVMTFQSAPAF comes from the coding sequence ATGGACTCCGAACCACTTCTGGAAATCATTCACACCGACCCCCACTTCGTGGTTGTCAACAAAGTGAGCGGCATGCTCTCGGTGCCGGGTCGTGACGTCAAGGACAGTGTGACCAACCGCGTCCGGGCGATGTTTCCCGACTGCAAGGAAAGCCCGGAGGTACACCGGCTGGACATGGATACCTCGGGACTGATGGTGGTGGCGCGCACCGTGGAGGCGCACCGGCATCTGTCCATCCAGTTTCAAGACCGCTTGACCCAAAAACGTTACCAGGCGTTGTTAGACGGGGTGTTTGAGGGAAAGGAGGGCACCATCGAGCTGCCGTTCCGCCTGGACATCGACAACCGCCCGATCCAGATCTACGATGAGGTACACGGGAAAATGGGGATCACGCACTGGAAAAACCTCGGCATCGAGGGTGGTTATACCCGTGTTGAGTTCATCCCGGTCACCGGCAGAACGCACCAGCTACGGCTGCACGCGTCGCATGAAAAAGGTCTCGGTATCCCGATTGTCGGCGACCCGTTTTACGGAAACGGCACAGGTCCCGGCCAGATGAAGCTGCACGCCTGCGAGTTGTCATTCAGCCACCCTGTGACCGGGGAAGTGATGACGTTCCAGAGTGCGCCGGCATTTTAG
- a CDS encoding response regulator transcription factor: MTQTIRVLIIEDNRPYAKSLQRMLEVSEQMECTAIYTSAEDYLDKLANNTAADGDVILLDLNLPGKSGLELVPVLRKEMPRSDILVLTQNDDYHTTIEAIRLGVSGYLLKDASIASIREAIVEVHEGCSLIDPQLSRIVLKALSGNTDLDEENLLTSREQQVLEFLAMGYVKKEVADRMEVSYRTISQYTESIYKKLRVANVAAAVAAAIRKGLI; this comes from the coding sequence ATGACCCAGACTATCAGAGTATTGATCATCGAAGACAACCGCCCCTACGCAAAGTCCTTGCAAAGGATGCTGGAGGTTTCCGAGCAGATGGAATGCACTGCCATCTACACCAGCGCGGAAGATTATCTCGACAAGCTGGCAAACAACACCGCTGCGGACGGCGATGTTATCCTGCTCGACCTCAACCTGCCTGGTAAAAGCGGCCTGGAATTGGTCCCCGTGTTGCGGAAGGAAATGCCGAGGAGCGATATCCTGGTGCTCACCCAGAACGATGACTACCACACGACCATCGAAGCCATCCGGCTGGGGGTCTCCGGTTATTTACTCAAGGACGCATCGATCGCATCCATCCGCGAAGCAATCGTTGAAGTCCACGAAGGGTGCAGCCTGATCGACCCGCAACTCTCGCGGATCGTCCTGAAGGCACTCAGCGGCAATACCGATCTTGACGAGGAAAACCTCCTAACCAGTCGCGAGCAGCAGGTCTTGGAATTCCTCGCCATGGGATATGTCAAAAAGGAAGTCGCCGACCGCATGGAAGTCAGTTACCGGACGATCTCGCAATACACGGAAAGCATCTATAAAAAGCTACGGGTCGCCAACGTCGCCGCCGCCGTCGCCGCCGCAATCCGGAAGGGTTTGATCTGA